The sequence GGGAGTGAAGCTGTGCAGAGCAGCACAAAACAGCTGTTGCTGAAGCCTCACCGCCATCCTTCAGTTTCACTGTCCCTAAGAACCAGTCACCAGATTGTCTAACTTCACACCGCTGGAGACATTCAGGCACGGATACAACAGCTTCACCCTTTCCTTCTCTCACTATTACGCCTTAATCATCTTTCACTTTTCTTACATTGCTTCCTCTTCGTCCCCGACTCCCCCCAGCCTCTAATAAACTTCTTTTCTCCCTTTCATCTCCCTCCAGCCTCCTGTAGAGGCTCTTCATTCTCCCCATCTCATTTTCCTCTTGCCCACTCTCTcaatctcctcctccaccatctATCTACAATTCTACCCCCTCCTGGTCTTTCTCTCTAATCCCTCCTTCTGattctcccccccccccccccccccccccttcttTCCAGAGGAGATTTGGGCTAAGTGTTTAATGGGTTGCAACAAATGGGCAAAAGAGTGTGCTATAGTCAGGTGCTGCACATTTATGCAGGTGCCTAACtcagttttcctgttttcttctttcagtgTTCCTGTAGTTGTATAAAAGGTTCACACAGCACACATCCTGCTGTCACCTACGATGTACTGTGCATATCAGCAGGGGTAGAGAGGCAGTGTGCTTAGAACCAGAAGTCTTATTTAACTTTTCTTGAACTCTCCAGCTCATTCAAGTACTCTTGTCTTGAAGTCCTCCATACAGACCTAAGAGCATAGCGCAGTTCCAAGGGCCAACCCAAAATTTAAGACAATAGGTTCAGGAATATATTAAAGGTTAACTCCAGCAATGTAGTATTACAGCTCCATAAAGTTGGATAGTTATTAAAAAGAATTATGAAAACCGGTGTAACAAATGCTGAGGTATCCCAACTTTTAGCCACCGTAAAGCCTCTAAAAGCATTGAATCCTATACTTCCCTCCCTAATGCATGCTTCTTGCTGGTGTTTAAACCTACGTCATAATAACCCCGatgcagttttacaaatgttttcacAGGCTGAGAAAAATACAGTGCAAAATTGGTGAAGtgcctcttttcttttcttcatctccCTCCTTTGTCAGCATCATTGTTGTTTGCCTATGAATCATCTGCCTCGTTGTAATGACACAGGATGCCTAAATTTAGTGCACTGTGATCTAAACTTCATTGCTCATATATACCTGTATGAGGTGGCTTGCATTAGTTGGCGACATCTGCATGTTTTTTCCTGTTAGTGACCACCCTTCTATGTACAAATTCCACTGTGATGCTGTCATTTACGGTAACAGCTATTATgtcaaacatttaattaaaatcagagGCTAGAGTGTGTTTCCTTGTATAGTAAAATACAAACAGGTACAACCTTGGTGCATGACAGTAATGAGTGTtgtcacagcagcaacagcaattATGGAAATTAGCATCAACAGGGCAGTTTTTAAGACCCAAACCTGAGCCAGAGAGACACACTGAATGAATAAAGTTGCTTGTAAAGACCTTTATTGTGTAAAACttttacagtgatggcagtgaAATACTGGAACATCGTCAGAGGTACTTTATTAGAgcagaaaaggaaataaaaccaGCATGAGCTCTATAATCCATCAACTACTGCAATAATGCCAATGTGATGCCATACCAAGCGTTACACAAAATCTGATAATGGTTTTGAGTGATCTGGAGTGAACTTACTGTAAACACTAAAATGAGAGTTTAGCAGGGACAAAGCTTTGATAGTGAGTATTTCAGAAGTGCACGTAGAGTAGCACCTCTTAATACCAAGCTCATGATATGgatcaaaaacaagaaagaaatatTAATAACTTAAGCAGGGATGATGGGAGATGGGACTGCTGTTTCTAGTACACACTGTGAAATATGCTGTAATGCATTCACATGAGATCATTATAACTAAGGACAACTAAAGAAATAACAAGATTTTTCTTTAGCGTGTATTTTGTTCTTTACAGTGCCATAAAAATGTGTTGGGAAAATTTGTGGTACAGGAGAATCTTGATCTTAATTCTTTTTCTAagccaaaaatgtgaaaacagactATATTGTTTACTAAAACACCCATTATTGGAAAACAGAGTGTGCACACGGTATGTACCAACATAAATGGTAATTAGTAATACCAACAAATAATTTAAGTATTAATGGAAGCAACTGTGGTgcctctgcaaaaaaaattttcaattaatttgttgttaaaaattatttctttcgAAAACGTCATGCAAATAcataatttgtgttgttttttatggCACTGTACAGTCGTATTTGTTCAACTGCAGGAACAACTTtctgcacacaacacacacaaactacatCAAACAGATAAACTAGAGATCTCAGAGAACAAGGTAGAACAGACAATAGGACACAGGACATAACTTAGAGAAGTGGTAAACTGCTAAAACATCACACATGATGGTAGGACAGCTTTATTTCTCCCTCTAGTGGCGTTAAGAGGCAACAGCTTTTACCAGGAAAATGGATTTGTTTTCCTTGTGACcaatgtggtcattttgcattttgttatttaacagactttgtattttttgtggtgTTCTTGTTTAACATTATTATAAATGCTTATAGATGTGTGaggaagtaaaataaataaacagcacatATCTACAGTCTGTCAGTTTTAAGACTagttttttgaggatttttttcttttgtttaacaAGGCAAAATGTCCTTAATAAATGTAACCCAGAAATCCATGTGAAATATTCCAGTGGCTTATTGTATTCTAGGAAAGTACAAATATGACATGTTTACATAAAAATGCTgtacaaaggagaaaaaaatgtacatcGTGGTGCAAAAAATAACCTTTAGACCTAGTTTACACAATCAACTCTGAAATATAAGCTACAGCTACACAGGAAACTATATCTACATATTAAGTAAACCTAAACTCCTGAAACTAATGACTCATTCTAGATTTGCATTTTgtctgaaattgaatttaaatgacCTAGAGCCTACATGAAACACTCAACTCCTACAGGCAATCTGCTAGAAGGCAGAGCAAAGCACCAGGAGCCAGATGCagcttctctgtgtgtctgcagagaaACAAGTGCTGCATAATGAAGCTGATGTGCCAGGTACAATGACTTCCAAAGGGTCACTGGCTATTAGTTGCATGGACACTGTAATAGATTGTACAGCAGCTGAAAGTCCTGAAATATCGTTCAAAATTATGCCTCATCCTAGATTCTGCTTCTTATTCTGCctcagtttatttctttttactttttcacatcCAATCATTTCGTTCTGAGGATTCAATCCTTTCAAACTGTAGATGAAACATTGTGACACATTACAAAGAATACATACCTCATGATTAACTTTACATTCACATTATTGTTTTCACGGCCACTGACAACTTATACTGCTTTCCAAAGCTAGCCTGACTGAGGTCAATTAGGGCTAAGGAATTAAACTAATTATTTTCCTGTATCAAGATGTCACAAGTATAATCTAAGTCATTGCTCGCCCTCTTTGCCCTGTCCGGGGAACCTGGTAGTCAGAATATGGGTAGTCCTTCTTTACCCAGTTGTGTTAATCTGGGTGGTAATTAATTCCCTCTGTGGCTGCACTGCTCAGTGGGAGAACAGCAACTACCATCcgatcttctgctgctgttcgTTAGCACCAGGGCAGCAAAGAGGATCAGGTCACAACTTCTGGATGACCACCTGAAACTTACCTGTTAAAACAAAATGTAGGAGAGGTGAACCGCTTGCTTTGCCCTGAATAAACGTATTTCACATTTGAACAATTACGTCAACATGCCCAAACTTAACTGACCACACAGCCATTCTGACACCTCACCTCAAGTAACAACGGTTTGGCTGCTATTGCTAGTGAATGAGCTACTTATGCCACCTTTTTCACAGTGACGAGAATCATCGattggtattttaatgataCTTACAGGATGGCATGACGGAGACCTCAGCTGTCACCACGCTCTCCATACCTAGGTTAGATAGAGCTCCTCTCACCACACCACACGAAAAAGCAAGGTACTAAGAGAAAATATACACATGGACAAATCAGCCCCAACTGCATTATGGCatgaattccttttttttttgtctgtctgccaAAATACAAGCCTTAAGCGCCTACATCTATTTGATCTCCATGTAACAGCATTataaatgtctatttttgtgtTAAAGACTGTATACTAACCTTAGGAGCCTGATCCAGGTACTGTTTTCCACTGGAAAGCTGAGTCAGCATAGCAAATTTGTTATCTTGAAGAACATATGTACCCTGTGGTGGGATAGAAACCAAAACCCCAGTGACAAACAATAGGAAATTTGAAACAGAGTTGTTTATTTTCAGTACTTGATTATCTGGAGAGGTTCCCTATGGAGCTTTTGATCTGTAGTTGCACTATGGAGCTGTTTGTTCTGagtgtgtatatattttctCTTCCAGTAATTTTGGTGCTATTCTACTCATTAGCAGGTGGTGGTAAGACACCAAAATATGCAACGCTGGATTTcgaatcatttttaaaaatgttttaggaGAAAGGAAATGTATTCGACGCATTTGTTAGATTTTGAACATGGGAGCctgcttctttttgtttgttttttacaaaaaactCCATGGGTCACTTTTCAAAGGAAATGTAGGGATTCTGTTTCTAACCACATTACACGTTACTTAAATCATGGGGGAAGACTGTGAACTAGGTAGTGCTGAACTGTGGCGTTCAATCATTAAACTGtttttcagcttatttttttttcagattttttggggCGGGCCACAAATCATGGCTTGATGACACAGGAGAGTCACACTTTCCCGCTAACActgtaaaatcatttaaaaactacagtgCATTAGCATCAGTGGCTCTCCCATCTGACTGCCTGTAACTACACCTACTGCAGCCTACAGTTTCCTAACTAGCTAAGCAATGCATCTACCTTAAGTGACAGAATTTTCAGAGTAGCTTGGTCTCCTTATTTAAATTTCCTTAGAATGATGAGGTGGAAAGGAGGTTGACCGGTTGTGTGAAGGACTGCGATGAGTGATGAGGATCACTACCAACACCTGCTTCTACAGAGACTATTTTACTGCAGATAGTCTTAAAgattttcaacaaaaacaactgcaatCCTTAGAAAATCCACCACTGAGCAATGTGATTAAACCATCTCTGGCATGCATCCACAAATGCATCCACATGTTTATTACAATGCGTAACTCAGTCGACAGCTGCACAGggataaaaatatttcatatacaGTGCATATCTGCAATTTCACATCTAACCTGTTCCGTTTCATTAAAATTCACTCTGGTGTGTGTGCACGGTTGATACGATTCAGTTAGGCTAGTGTAATTCTATCTCACAAATAAAGTCACAATTTCTCAACAAAGGTCAATAATTCTGCTCTGAAGGCCAGAAATCTCTGCGACACAAGAATTAATCAAGTAGATGAACCAACAGCACCCATAAGAACCAAAAGCATGGTGTGCCTTTGAAATCAGATTTCCAGACATACTGTTCTTCTACACTTTCATTTTACCTGATGGTTTGTTCTGAGATTGTCCACCTGCCTCCTGAACACCTTTGTCCAGAAGTCTTTACAGATAAACTTCATTATATCCAACTCATCCTTAAAGCTGGGGGAGTCTCTGGTCAACCTAGACAGAGAGGACATCAAACCAGACACCATTATATGGGAGAATGCATTTTAAACAGTATTTATTGTGCCTATACAGAATGGCATTTGTCATCTACCTCTCAATGAGTCCTTGTCCCACCCTGAAGCCCATCCCTTCcaggacagaaacacacacagctctgtCCTGAGGGGAAGAAATACAGTTTATGTTAGTTTGTTATTATGATGCTTTCTGCTCAAGTGATGACAGTGAGTTGTAGATACTTTACTGGTAACTATAAAGATAGCCAACATGATGGCAGTGTTTTGATTCCAGACCATCGTCTCACTCAAGGCTTTGTTGTATATTACGTGTGAGTTGACTGTTCAGGCCTTGAACGAACTCACCTTGTTGTCCATCTCTGCTTTACCAGACTGCTGCTCCTTGTAAATATGAGACACGATCTCCATATGGAGAAATTCAAACAGAGCCTCGTCAGCCATTCCTGTAAAAGACACAGATGATAGACAGCTCAGTACAACGCTTAAGCAGTTGTAATTGGTTTCTTCAGCTGTGCTCCAAAACCAACAGTAAACAGTATGTAAAACATCTCTCGAAGGTTAGCGTTAGCTAGCTAGAAGGTTAGCGTCAGATAGCTAATGTTGTTCGCAAGAAAACACTGTCCAAGTTGTGATAGTTTCTTCTATATAAGTATATGAGCGGCAGAGAAGAAAAGCAAGGCATATAACTATGTCATACACAGGTTTAATCTATATAAATTCCACAAAGTGAACCGTTAAATCTACCTGTCAAATTATTGTTGGCAACAACATACGAAGTACCCTGCCTCCTGGGGTGCACTCGATATTATGCTAGTGCATGCCTTTGAATTCAGATGGGTATAGGCGGTGTTAGCAGGAGTTATGCTTCACAGTAACCATGTATACGCAAAGAAATTACACATCCAGTAATAACTTTTTTCAAGTAAAAGGCAACAATGAGACTtggtttttaaaacaataaaccCTGTACCTTACAAGCTTCAGGaaacacattacaaaaatgtattaatattcGGTGAACGCCGGTGAATACATACAAACTCACTCTTGTTTCTGGCCGGGACGTCTTCCAATTGCGACCTGAAACGTCTTAGTCACATGACCTGCTAGCTCAGCGCTGATTGGGTCGTGAAGATCGAGCTACTTCCTTATTACTCATGTGATGTGTATTTTGATGTTACGGCAAAGGTTTGAcactttttgcatttgttttattgcctAAGACCACtttatattttatcatttatgatTTGTCTAACTTTACTTTATAGCGTCTAGCTGAGTGAACGTTACAGCTAAGCAGAGCCTAAGTATGGTGTTACTAATTTGATTCTCGAGATCACTGATATTCAGTAACAAGCTAGTCATTGTGAGACTGACTTACAAAGTTTGagtgcgtgtgtttgtgcagtCATGTCCAGCAGGTACCCGATAGTGGTTCAGGGCGAGGCGTCTGAAACAGACTCTGATGATGAAGTCTACATCACCTCACTGTCAGCCAACCAAACGGGCACCGTCGGAGCGAAGGTTGGTCTGCAGACAttctcctgtgtgtgtttgagtgtgagATGCACGTAAAA comes from Amphiprion ocellaris isolate individual 3 ecotype Okinawa chromosome 7, ASM2253959v1, whole genome shotgun sequence and encodes:
- the trappc6bl gene encoding trafficking protein particle complex subunit 6B, like, which codes for MADEALFEFLHMEIVSHIYKEQQSGKAEMDNKDRAVCVSVLEGMGFRVGQGLIERLTRDSPSFKDELDIMKFICKDFWTKVFRRQVDNLRTNHQGTYVLQDNKFAMLTQLSSGKQYLDQAPKYLAFSCGVVRGALSNLGMESVVTAEVSVMPSCKFQVVIQKL